In a single window of the Dreissena polymorpha isolate Duluth1 chromosome 3, UMN_Dpol_1.0, whole genome shotgun sequence genome:
- the LOC127874305 gene encoding nuclear apoptosis-inducing factor 1-like isoform X1, whose product MADLVENRSASWQPRELEELLEGVQQNYEVLWGKLSGTLSKKDKDRAWSDIVQSINSVGGNERNVEDSMKKWCDWKSRTIMKDAKRRRFVESSGEAALPKKMQLTVLEDKLLSLVPKTKLFGVQGGGIDTGPLKRSMQENDNLDKGEENKRLKQNVPSEPVPIQTSSKSTASIPASNSNRKTSMKDCDCHQEMIDISRQMLEESVKRNEILRDISSTLKLTAGKAFLDNLLDPTNF is encoded by the exons atggcAGATCTCGTAGAGAATAGGAGCGCCTCTTGGCAGCCAAGAGAACTCGAGGAACTGCTCGAGGGCGTCCAACAAAATTATGAAGTGTTGTGGGGCAAATTGTCCGGCACATTATCAAAGAAAGACAAAGACCGTGCATGGTCGGACATCGTCCAATC AATAAATTCCGTAGGGGGGAACGAGAGGAACGTAGAAGATTCAATGAAAAAGTGGTGTGATTGGAAG AGCCGGACCATTATGAAGGATGCCAAGAGAAGACGCTTTGTGGAAAGCTCTGGGGAGGCAGCTCTtccaaaaaaaatgcaattaactgTTTTGGAGGATAAG CTATTGTCCTTAGTGCCCAAAACAAAGCTGTTCGGAGTGCAAGGTGGAGGGATCGATACCGGTCCACTCAAGAGATCCATGCAAGAAAATG ATAACCTAGACAAAGGAGAGGAAAATAAACGCCTCAAGCAGAACG TTCCAAGTGAGCCTGTTCCCATTCAAACAAGCTCCAAAAGCACTGCCAGCATCCCTGCCAGCAACAGCAACAGGAAGACAAGTATGAAGG ATTGTGATTGTCATCAGGAAATGATTGACATATCTCGGCAAATGCTAGAGGAGAGTGTAAAGCGGAATGAAATACTGCGGGACATAAGTTcaacactaaaattaacagctGGCAAAGCTTTCCTGGACAACTTGTTGGATCCCACAAATTTTTAA
- the LOC127874304 gene encoding probable thiopurine S-methyltransferase: MSAKEVETDLDAGVLHNSEWVKRWEVGDIAFHQSRYDSLFDSQGEALFPGGAKSVFVPLCGKTPDMIWMYNQGHSVVGVELSEQAVQELFSENKLEARVQHVEGVGPLYTSTDGRLQVYVGDLFDLTKDQLSEFDRVWDSRSLVAINVVDQERYRNLLLSLLKKGGEYYLKTLDYDPTVWPGPPHNISRQRVNELYGEHCNIEILEETNRTGLNPNTPRVPHSDVNPPTDPSGDVVPQAKPSSAGAALKMSSYLYDRWYKLLLK; this comes from the exons ATGTCTGCCAAAGAGGTCGAGACCGACCTTGATGCGGGTGTGCTTCACAACTCCGAGTGGGTCAAGAG ATGGGAGGTTGGAGACATAGCGTTCCACCAGAGCCGCTACGATTCTCTGTTCGACTCCCAGGGAGAGGCACTTTTCCCAGGTGGGGCAAAGTCGGTGTTTGTGCCTCTGTGCGGGAAAACTCCGGATATGATATG GATGTACAATCAGGGTCATAGTGTAGTTGGCGTGGAGCTATCAGAGCAGGCTGTCCAGGAACTTTTCTCGGAGAACAAGCTTGAAGCTCGCGTGCAGCACGTGGAAGGCGTGGGGCCGCTGTACACG AGCACGGATGGTCGGCTGCAAGTTTACGTAGGAGATCTGTTTGATTTGACCAA ggATCAACTGAGTGAGTTTGACCGGGTCTGGGATTCCAGGTCACTTGTTGCCATCAACGTGGTAGATCAGGAGAG ATATCGCAATCTGCTGTTGTCACTTCTGAAGAAAGGCGGAGAGTACTACCTAAAGACATTGGACTATGACCCCACCGTCTGGCCAG GTCCGCCACACAACATCTCCCGTCAGCGGGTCAATGAACTGTACG GGGAACATTGCAATATTGAGATACTTGAAGAAACGAATCGCACTGGACTGAACCCAAACACACCCAGAGTACCACATTCCGACGTCAATCCCCCGACTGATCCAAGCGGCGACGTGGTCCCTCAAGCGAAGCCTAGTTCCGCCGGTGCCGCATTAAAAATGTCCTCGTATCTTTATGACCGCTGGTATAAACTATTATTGAAATAG
- the LOC127874305 gene encoding nuclear apoptosis-inducing factor 1-like isoform X2, with protein MADLVENRSASWQPRELEELLEGVQQNYEVLWGKLSGTLSKKDKDRAWSDIVQSINSVGGNERNVEDSMKKWCDWKSRTIMKDAKRRRFVESSGEAALPKKMQLTVLEDKLLSLVPKTKLFGVQGGGIDTGPLKRSMQENDNLDKGEENKRLKQNVPSEPVPIQTSSKSTASIPASNSNRKTNCDCHQEMIDISRQMLEESVKRNEILRDISSTLKLTAGKAFLDNLLDPTNF; from the exons atggcAGATCTCGTAGAGAATAGGAGCGCCTCTTGGCAGCCAAGAGAACTCGAGGAACTGCTCGAGGGCGTCCAACAAAATTATGAAGTGTTGTGGGGCAAATTGTCCGGCACATTATCAAAGAAAGACAAAGACCGTGCATGGTCGGACATCGTCCAATC AATAAATTCCGTAGGGGGGAACGAGAGGAACGTAGAAGATTCAATGAAAAAGTGGTGTGATTGGAAG AGCCGGACCATTATGAAGGATGCCAAGAGAAGACGCTTTGTGGAAAGCTCTGGGGAGGCAGCTCTtccaaaaaaaatgcaattaactgTTTTGGAGGATAAG CTATTGTCCTTAGTGCCCAAAACAAAGCTGTTCGGAGTGCAAGGTGGAGGGATCGATACCGGTCCACTCAAGAGATCCATGCAAGAAAATG ATAACCTAGACAAAGGAGAGGAAAATAAACGCCTCAAGCAGAACG TTCCAAGTGAGCCTGTTCCCATTCAAACAAGCTCCAAAAGCACTGCCAGCATCCCTGCCAGCAACAGCAACAGGAAGACAA ATTGTGATTGTCATCAGGAAATGATTGACATATCTCGGCAAATGCTAGAGGAGAGTGTAAAGCGGAATGAAATACTGCGGGACATAAGTTcaacactaaaattaacagctGGCAAAGCTTTCCTGGACAACTTGTTGGATCCCACAAATTTTTAA